One genomic region from Neorhodopirellula lusitana encodes:
- a CDS encoding SMI1/KNR4 family protein encodes MPDWKTLVDQHHSMAHPDGEYNLVTGPPASDETLANLETALGFKLPPEFRSFYSSLDGFGIASADDPSDVSWFFRPCGQIDQFSNDVREWFKETHERCAKRFFPFIDWLNGDGIGYMLDESGDPIDGVFEFNHELYKFDSAQDVNEFLRHVPAGIQDFLSIS; translated from the coding sequence ATGCCTGACTGGAAAACGCTCGTTGACCAACACCACTCGATGGCGCATCCCGACGGTGAATACAACCTCGTGACGGGGCCTCCTGCATCGGATGAGACCTTGGCGAACCTGGAGACTGCGCTCGGATTCAAGCTTCCGCCTGAATTTAGATCGTTCTATTCATCCCTCGATGGTTTCGGGATCGCCTCTGCTGATGACCCTAGCGACGTGTCTTGGTTTTTTCGCCCGTGTGGTCAGATAGACCAGTTCTCCAATGATGTTCGAGAGTGGTTCAAAGAGACCCATGAACGCTGCGCAAAGCGATTCTTTCCATTTATCGACTGGTTGAACGGCGATGGCATTGGGTACATGCTTGACGAATCAGGTGATCCGATTGACGGCGTCTTTGAATTCAATCACGAACTCTATAAATTCGACTCGGCTCAAGATGTAAATGAGTTTTTGCGACACGTCCCTGCTGGGATCCAAGATTTCCTGTCCATATCGTAA
- a CDS encoding DMP19 family protein — protein MSTQPSVPGDGNRLPKGNLPHMDWYELTDEYHGQTLKFDGKLSSLSHDWQRELASVWRLEADVSNGTYLQFIENWNVESYDFALQCLKHIGARKMARIIEKCHKLVLKHTDPALPDSERFRDLMSNPVINSDGSMTTPPPSPLPDKVVQKVYALSYRFMDYPDDIAELGVAYYRPKVDAHR, from the coding sequence ATGTCAACTCAACCGTCCGTCCCAGGTGACGGTAATCGGCTGCCCAAAGGAAATTTGCCTCACATGGATTGGTACGAACTAACCGACGAGTATCACGGACAGACGCTTAAGTTTGACGGCAAGCTGTCATCACTATCGCACGACTGGCAGCGCGAACTCGCGTCAGTCTGGCGATTGGAGGCTGACGTCAGCAACGGCACATACCTGCAATTCATCGAGAATTGGAACGTGGAATCGTATGACTTCGCATTGCAATGTTTGAAGCACATTGGTGCAAGGAAAATGGCCCGCATCATCGAAAAATGTCACAAGCTCGTCCTGAAACACACCGATCCCGCTCTACCCGATTCCGAGCGATTTCGTGATTTGATGTCAAATCCTGTGATCAACTCGGACGGTTCGATGACAACGCCACCGCCTTCACCGCTTCCCGATAAGGTTGTCCAAAAGGTTTACGCTCTCTCATACCGATTCATGGATTACCCTGACGACATTGCAGAATTGGGCGTTGCCTACTACCGTCCAAAGGTGGATGCCCATCGGTAA